The genomic DNA ATGCCCGATGCCGATATCGAAAAAACCGTCGACGCATTGATGGGCGCCGCCTACGGCAGTGCCGGCGAGCGCTGCATGGCGATTTCGGTGGCGGTACTGGTGGGCGATGTGGGCGATAAAGTCATCGCGGCCTTGACCGAACGCGCCAAGCAATTGCGCATTACCGATGGCCGTGATTTGAAGGCCGAAATGGGCCCGATTGTGTCCAGGGCGGCGCTGGAGCGCATCAGCGGCTACATCGAGCAAGGCGTGCAGGCGGGTGCAAAACTGCTGCTCGACGGGCGTGACTATGTGCCGACCGAAGCCGGGTTGGAAAATGGCTTCTGGTTGGGCGCGACGCTGTTCGATCACGTGACCCGAGACATGAGCATCTACCGCGAAGAAATCTTCGGCCCGGTGCTGGCCTGCGTGCGTGTGAACGACTTCGCCGAGGCGATCCAACTGGTCAACGACCACGAATTCGGCAACGGCGTGAGCTGCTTCACCCGCGACGGCAACATCGCCCGTGAATTCGCGCGGCGCATTGAGGTGGGCATGGTCGGCATCAACGTGCCGATCCCGGTGCCGATGGCCTGGCACGGGTTCGGCGGCTGGAAGAAAAGCCTGTTTGGCGACATGCATGCCTATGGCACTGAGGGCGTGCGGTTCTACACCAAGCAGAAGTCGATCATGCAGCGCTGGTCGGAGAGCATCGAGCAGGGCGCGGAGTTTGCGATGCCTGTGTCCAGGTAACCCAAGCCAGCAGCTAATCTAATGTGGGAGCTGGCTTGCCTGCGATGGCGGTGTATCAGTACCGGATATTCTGGCTGACACTCCGCTATCGCAGGCAAGCCAGCTCCCACTTTTTATTGTGTTTCAGGTTTGAGGCATTCGATAGACCGATCCACCGTGGTCTTGGCCATCTCCAGCAAATGCCACACCGCCAGCACCTTCGCCCGTTCAGGCGGCGGCAGTAACTCGCCGCAATCCAGCGCAGTCGCCGAAGCACTGTCGAGCAAACTGGCGGTGTAGAACAGGGCGTCTTCGAAGCTGAGGTCCTGGATGTGAACGCTTTGGGTGGGCAGGTAATGGTCGATGGCGCGGTTGAAGGCGGCGCGGTCTTTGAGGGTGTCGAGGGGCGGGTCGGGGACGGGTTTATTCATGGTGTACCTTCGTGTTGGATTAGGGCTGACACCCATCGCGACTAAACGAGGGTGGCGGCTGTACGCAGGTTAGTCGACCGGTCCAACACGCAAAATCCGGCGCACCCGAAGGTGCCCTACGCACAGCCACCATAAAATCTCACGGAGGACCATGCACGTGTTGGAAGGTCGGGCGACTAAACCCGATCACTGATGAGCAGTGACGGACCGCAGACTAGCCACCGATTCCAGGACGCACAAGGCGGCAGGGATTGTCTAGGAAACGTCCTGCAATTAAAAGGGAGGTGGCTTGCTGGCCCTTTACAAGCCATGACCAAATGCCACTAACGTCACCTATTCACTGTGGGAGCTGGCTTGCCTGCGATGGCGGTGTATCAGTACCGGATATTCTGGCTAACACTCCGCTATCGCAGGCAAGCCAGCTCCCACTTTTTATTGTGTTTCAGGTTTGAGGCATTCGATAGACCGATCCACCGTGGTCTTGGCCATCTCCAGCAAATGCCACACCGCCAGCACCTTCGCCCGTTCAGGCGGCGGCAGTAACTCGCCGCAATCCAGCGCAGTCGCCGAAGTACTGTCGAGCAAACTGGCGGTGTAGAACAGGGCGTCTTCGAAGCTGAGGTTCTGGATGTGAACGCTTTGGGTGGGCAGGTAATGGTCGATGGCGCGGTTGAAGGCGGCGCGGTCTTTGGGGGGGCGAGGGGTGGGTCGGGGACGGGTTTATTCATGGTGTAGCTCCTGAATGACTAAGGAGCCGACACGCTTCGCGACTAAACGCAGGGTGGCGGCTGTACGCAGGTTAGTCGACCGGTCAGGAGCATCCGGCGCGCCCGAAGGCGCCCTGCGCACAGCCGCCATAACATTTCATGGGACTATGCACTTCCTGAATCCGGGCGACTAAACCCGATCACTGATGAGCAGTGACGGACCGCAGACTAGCCACCGATTCCAGGACGCACAAGGCGGCAGGGATTGTCTAGGAAACGTCCTGCAATTAAAAGGGAGGTGGCTTGCTGGCGCTTTACAAACCATGACCAAATGCCACTTGACCATCTGTGAGACAAAAGGGAAAGAGAGAAGGATGAGGCACATGCGGTATTACTGGCTCAGGCCACAATTTGCAATGCCGGGTAAATGGGTGTTGGGAAACATAGGCCATGTTGATAACTGGCTCTTCAGGCACCCGCCTGCTGAGTTTATGGAGCCGTGCACCTACACGCTTGACGTGCTGCACGACGGTGCAGAACGGGACTACTCGGTTGCCGGGTATGCCAGTGTTCCGGTGTTGAGCCAAAGGGCCTATGAGGCCCTGGCGGGGTTGCCCGAGGTGGACGAGCCTTATCACCACGTCGTGCTTGAGCCGGTCCGCATCGCGAACAAGGCCGTGTCGCAGGATTATTTTGTGATGGTCATCGAGACCCAGGTCGACTGCATTGACGAACAGCGTTCGGAGTTTGAACGCTTTGCGGTAGACGATCCTGTGAGGCCGGATCTGGCAGGGCAATACAGCTACTTTTTCCGGCTCGTCATCGACCCGTCGAAAACAGGCGGTCGCCATATCTTCCGGGTCAAGGACTACCTCGGCGCAATTATCGTCAGCGAAGAAGTCAAACGTCGTTTCGAGGCCGCTGGGCTGGTCGGGCTGGTCTTTGATTCGGTTGATGCTGACTGACCCACGACGGTGTTATGGCCGGGGTGCTGTGGCCGTGCACCCCGGCAATCACCCGGTCAGAAAACAGCTTTCACCTGTAGCCCCACCACCAGCGCATTGTCGATATCCACCCCGGAAAACGCGCCGGGCTCAAGGATGTACTGCACATCCGGGCGCAGCGTCAGCCATGGCGTGGCCTGGTAGCCATAGCTCAGTTCGATCAACTGTTCGGCGTTGTTCAGGTTGGGGTAATCGGTCCCGGCGTTGACTGCAGCCAGTTCCTGCACCTCCCGGCTGCGCGGGTTGGGCACGGCGCGGCCATATCCCAGGGCCAGCGTATCCCGTGGGCGACCTTCGAACGGCTTGTACAGCACCACGCCTGCGCCATACCACTGGCTGAACGGCGAGGCCGCTTCGCTGGCAGCGGAGTATTGGCCAAAGGCGTGCAGCACGCGCCCGGCGGATGATTCGGACGCCCACACCGCTTGATCAACCAGCAGGTAATGCCCGCCGCGCCCGCTGACCTTCTTGTCGCTGCCGATGCGTTTTACATCGGAGCTGTCGTAGTAGTAACCGAGCTTGTACTCACCCGGCAGGGTGCCGGCGTGTTTGTAGACGAGCTCAATCGGCACCACGGTGCCGGTGGTGCGTTTCGGGTCCAGGCGCCAGGCGCGGCTGGCGTTGCCGTTGCTGTCCGGGTCCACGTTGAAGGCGGCCACGCGCAGTTGCCAACTTGGTGAAAAGTCGTATTTCACCCGCGCGCCCAGGCGGGCGTTCGGGTAGTTGGTCCAGCCGCTGCCACCGGACATGTTCAGCGGGTGCCTGCAGAAACCGGCGTTCATGAAGTTGCAGAGGATGCCGCTGTCGAGGCCGCCAAGGTCGTTGCCCATGGCCATGTAGCCGAGCTTGATGTTCAGCGCTGGGGTGAACAGCGTGCGCTCGTAGCTCAACTCGGTGAGGCGGGTGTAGAGGCCGCCGTAGTTTTCCTGGATCGGCAGGCGGTTGCCCACCAGGTCCTCGGAAGCGCTGTTGCCGCGACGGTCGTTGATCGTCAGCTGGATGCGGTCGCCCTGGTTGAAACCGTAGAGTTTGCCCAGATCGAACTGCACGCCGAGCTTGATGTTCTGCGAGTAGCGCGCCGCGCGGTGTTGGCCGCCGTGGGCGTTGTAGGCGGTTTCGCCGCTGTAGTCGCCGGTAAAGCGAATGCCTTGTTCGTCGAGTTCGCGGCGCAGGCCGCCCCAGTCGCCGGTCAGGGTCGTATCGTCGGCTTGTACGGGCAGGGCGGCACCCAGGGCCAGGCCCAGCAACAGGCGCCCGAGGGAAGAATGAGAAGTGGGGGTCATGCGAAGTGTTCCAGGCAAAAAAAGCGCGGTGCCGGGGCGGGCACCGCGCGAACAAAGGTTAGGGCAGGGCGTAGGCGATCACGTAGTCGCCACGGTCGGTGGACTGGCGAGCGCCGCCGGCGGTGATGACGATGTATTGCTTGCCGGTTTTCGGCGACACATAGGTCATCGGGCCACCCTGGCTGCCCACGGGCAGGCGGGCTTTCCAGACTTCATCACCGTTGCCGCTGTTGAAGGCGCGCAGGTAGAAATCCTGGGTGCCGGCGATAAAGATCAGGCCGCCCTGGGTCGACAGCGTGCCACCCAGCGTCGGCAAACCGATCTTGATCGGCAGGTGCATGCGGATACCCAGCGGGCCGGTGTCTTCCACCGTGCCGACGGGCACTTGCCACGCCACTTTCTGCGTCTTCATGTCGATGGCGGTGAGGGTGCCGAACGGCGGCGCCTGGCACGGAATGCCGGCCACCGACAGGAAGCGGTTTTTGTTCACCGCATAGGGCGTGCCCTTGAGCGGCACGGCGCCCATGCCGGTGTTCAGTGCTTCACCGCCGGACGAGGCCTGGGCGTTTTTTTGGCCCGGCACCATCTGGATCCACAGGCCCAGGCGCATGTCGTTGACGAAGATAAAACCGTGCACCGGGTCGGTGGAAATACTGCCCCAATTCATGCCGCCCAAGGAGCCGGGGAAACTCAGGGATTTGTCCGTGCCCGGCGCGGTGTACAGGCCTTCGTAGCGCATGCCCTTGAAATCGATGCGGCACAGCAACTGATCAAACGGCGTGGCGCCCCACATGTCCGATTCGGTCAGGGTTTGCGCGCCGATCTGCGGCATGCCCACGGATTTTGGCTGGGTTGGCGAGTAGGGTTCGTTGGGAATGTTGGCGGCCTTGACCGGCACTTCGCGCACGTCGGTCAGCGGCTTGCCGGTGGCGCGGTCGAGCACGTAGATCTGCCCGGCCTTGGTGCCGATCACCACCGCCGACACGGGCTTGTCGCTGCCCGGCGGGGTGAAGTCGATCAGGCTCGGTTGCATGGGCAGGTCGAAGTCCCACAGGTCGTTGTGGACGGTCTGGTACACCCACTTTTCAGCACCGGTGGAGGCGTCCAGCGCCAGTACCGATGCGCCGTATTTGTGGTTGAGCTGGGTGCGTTCCACACCGTAGATGTCGGTGGATGAGCTGCCCATCGGCAGGAAAACCGTGTTCATCAGCGGGTCGTAGGACATCGGCGCCCAGCTGTTCGGCGTGCTGCGCACGTAGGTGCTGCCCTCGGCCGGGGCTTTTTTGTCTTCCGGGTTGCCCGGGTCGAAGGCCCAGCGCATCTGGCCGGTGATCACGTCAAAACCACGGATCACGCCGCCGGGCATGTCGGTTTGCACGTTGTCCGCCACGCGGCCGCCGACCACGACGGTGGTGCCGGCGATCAAGGGCGCGGAGGACAGTTGATAGTAGCTGTCCGGCACGTTGCCCAGGCCGGCTTTCAGATCGACCTGGCCGTGGGTGCCGAAGTCTTCACAGAATTGGCCGGTGTCGGCGTCCACGGCGATCAGGCGTGCGTCAATGGTGTTGGTCAGCAGACGGCGCTGGCACTGGGCACCGGCGGGGACGCTGGCGGCGATGATCGGCGAGCTGTTGGGCTGGGTCGGTTGAGCAATCGGCGCGGTGGCGTCGAAATACGCCATGCCACGGCAGCGCTGCCACACGGCCGACTTGGCGTTGACTTCGTTCTTCCACAGCTCTTTGCCGGTGTCGGCATCCAGGGCGATCAGGTTGTTGTGCGGTGTGCAGATGAACACTTTGTTGCCGATCTGCAGGGGCGTGAGCTGGTCTTCGGCGCCGTTGCCGTCGCTGATGGCCACGTCGCCGGTGTGGTAGGTCCACGCGACTTTGAGCTTGTTCACGGTATCGCGGTTGATCTGGTCCAGCGCGGCAAAACGGCTGCCGCCTTCGGTGTTGCCGTAGTGCGCCCAGTCTTTCTGCGCGTCTGCCGGGTTCACCGCAGTGATGCCCGGACCTGCACCCGTTGGGGCCACGCTGGGGTGTGCGACGAACATATTGCCTGCCGCGACCGCCACGCCTACCGCCAGCACGGCGGCAATGCCGTACGCGCCGCGCGCAGGGCGGCCCGCCAGTAGCGGATAAACCAGCGCCACCACCACGCCGATGGCGGCAAACATGAACAGCCGCGAGAACAACGGCCAGAACACCAGGCCCACATCCGCAATCGCCCACACGGCTGTGCCGACCAGGAACGCGGCGAACAACCAGGCACCCGCGGGCTTGCGTTGGGCAATCAGCACGCCGGAAATCGCCATGGCGCCGCCGCCGATCAGGAAGTACCAGGAACCGCCCAGGCTGGCCAGCTTGGCGCCGCCCACGGCCAGGGCCACGCCGAGCAGGGCGATGATGACGCCCAGGCCCAGCAGGAGATATCGGGATGCGCCAGCGGCGCGGGGTGTTCGTTTCATGTCGGCAGGACTCGAATGTGACTGACTAAAGGTTGAATGTTAGCAAGATAAGTAACCAGTTAGTACATTAGAGTCCTGCAATAGACTATTACAGCGGCGGTGAAGATGAGACGTGGTCAAATGCCGCGCCGCGCTGGACGATTTCCCTGCCGGGTTTAGAATCGCCGGATTCGTGCCTCTGAGGTTCCCCCATGCCTTCACCCACGCCCCTGCGCGTACTGATCGGCTTTTCGCCGCGCAGCGCTTCCGATGACTTGCTCAACAGCATGGCCCCGGCACTGAGCGCCGCCCTGGAGCGCCCGATCCACATCGAGCTGATGCCCGGTGAACTCGGTGCCAGGGCCGCCCGCGCGTTCATCGCGGGTGAGGCGGACGGTCATACCGTGCTGGTCGCCACGTTTGGCACCCATGCCATCAACCCCAACCTGCGTGATGATCTGGGTTATGACCCGTTGCTGGACTTTGAGCCGATCTGCCTGGCGACCCGTGCGCCGCTGGTGCTGGGCACGGGGCTACCGGTGGACAATGTGCAGGCGCTGATCGAGTTGGGCTTGCAGCAGACCCTGACCTACGGCAGTTCGGGCGTGGGCAGCGCGCCTTATCTGGCGGGCCTTTTGTTTGAGAAGCTGACCGGTGTCAAGCTGGAGCACCGGGCGTACCCCGACACGCGCGAGCTGTATGGGGCGCTGGAGGAGGGCAGCCTCGACCTGAGTTTCAACAACGCCGCTTCCATGCTGCCAAAGGTGCGCGAAGGATCGCTGCGTGCGCTGGGGGTGACCACACCGCAGAGATCGGCGGCGTTGCCCGCTGTGCCGACATTGGATGAGTCCGGCCTGAGCGGTTTTGCGTTGAACAACTGGCTGGGTTTTGTCGCACCCAAAGGCACTTCACCGGCGACGATAACCGTGTTGAACAGCGCCATCGCCAGTGCGTTGAAGGCTGCGCAAACCCAGGCGTTGCTCGACGAAAACGGCATTGAAGCCGTGGCTGGCACGCCCGCACAGTTCGCCCGGCACCTGGCCGATGAACTCGCGCGTTGGGCGTGGTTGCGCGGCTAGACCGTGCAAGGGTTTACGCCAGGGCATCGCGCTGCATCGACTGCAGGTTTTTCTCGATGGTTTCACAAATCGTCTCCATCTGAATCTGGTGCTCACTGGAGTGAAACGGGCTTTGCAAATCGGTGCCGATGCGCTCGATCGCCAGCAGCATAAAACCCACCACCGTGGACGCCAGCGGCGTGAACCAGCCGAGGGATTCCACCAGGCCGACCGGCACGATCAGGCAGAACAGCGAGATGAACAGGCGCGGGAAATACACGTAGGGGTAGGGCAGCGGCGTATTGGCGATACGCTCCATGCCGCCCTGGGCATTGGAGAGGTCCACCAGGGTGGATTCCAGCCGCGCCAGGCGAATGCTGTCCAGCCGCCCGGCCTGGTATTCACGGGCCAGCAGCGTGGCGGAGCCGGTGAGAATGTCGTTGGCGAAGTTGTTGGTGGCGCCGTTGCGCGCGAATTCTTCACCGGGAATGAATGCGCGCACTTCCTCCGGGCACGGCTGGCCCTTGAGGTGCGCCGCCAGGCAGTTCACATAGGCGACGTGACGGCGCAGCAGGGTGGACTTGATCGGGTTGACTTCGGCGTCCGGGTCATCCAGCAAGGTCAGCACCTGCCGCGCGAAACTGCGCGAATTGTTGACCATCGCCCCCCACAGCGTGCGTGCTTCCCACCAGCGGTTGTAGGCGCTGCTGTTGCGAAAACTGATCAGCACCACCAGCGCCGAACCCAGCAGCGTGAGCGGCATCAACGGCAGGTTGATCTTGGCGTTGAGAAACAGCATGAAATCCACCGTCACGGCGATATCCCACAACAGCAGCCAGAACAGGGCCCAACCCACGTAGCCCATGGTTTTGATGATCAAACGGTACTTTTTGATGATGGCGGCTTTCAAACGACAACCTCACAGCGAGCAGTTGGCAACAATGCCTTAGCTCGGACGCGGGTTTGGGGGGAAAGGTTCGGCGAGTGCCAAATGCAGGGGGCTATTTCAGGTTAAAACCGGTCATCGCGGGCGGTAAGCCGGGTTGAGGGTCGAGACGGGCACCATGCTATGCTCCAGCAATGAATTGAGGGATACCCGATGACCAAAACAACTGATGTCAGTGTTGCCAGCAAAGTGCGCAAAATGGCTGAAGTCCATCATGTCACCGCCGAACGTGACGGGATAAGCCGGATGGCTATTGCGATCACCGGCCTGGCTGGCGATGTGGTCGAGTTGGATGGTGTGGAGCAGTTGCTGGTCAACCTCAAAAGGAAAGGGGTTTTGAGCAAGTCGGAGACACTTGCACTTCAAGGCAGCTATCTTCAGGAAAAGCGTCGCTTGAAGAAGACACTCAGCGCATGAGCTTTGACCCCTTCGGCGACTTCGAGACTGCCGGGTACCTTCAAAATGCTCTGCAGCTCAAGGATCCTGTCGAAATTAAAGAGTCCGAGCATCTCTCGTTTGAATTGAGTCTGGAAGATGCACTGGTTTACCTGGCGAGTGTAAAAACCATTGCGTACAGCTCGGTCTTGAAAGTGCACGAAATCCTGTTCTCGGGTTTCTATCCCTGGGCAGGTAAGGACCGGAAGGTACTTGTTCCCCATCTTGCTGTTTTCAAGGGGACGCCGCAGAACCCGCATCATACGGCCTTCGAACAACCGCTCTTGATCGAGCCTTCTATTGACTACGCGCTCGAACTGGCTTCGAACCGTGCGCGTTTCAGAGATCGCCCTGGCGATGTAATGGGGCAACTTGCCTTTGCCCACCCATTTCTTGACGGAAATGGTCGTACGATCCTGCTGGTTTTCATGGAGCTTTGCTTTAGAGCCGGTTTTGCGATTGAGTGGTCGAAAACCAATAAAGACCATTATCTTCTGGCACTCAGCGATGAAATTAGAGAGCCCTTCCAGGGGCATTTGAATCACTACCTGAAGCCGTTCGTGGTTGATATTGCCGACCGTGATGAATGGCCAGCAATGATTGGTGGCATCAAAGGGCTGGATGGGCTAGATAAAGAAGGCATTACCTACGCGAACCTGGACCAGCCCGAGGTTCAACAGATCTACAAGACTTACAGGGCGCAACTGCTTGACGCCTCCTCCTCGGTAGAACCGGGCAACTGATTCAGCCGTCTATCGGCTCAACCACATGCGCCCCGTCATGGCGCGGATTACCGACGGCGGTATCTACTCGATACCATTCAAACACCTCAGACGGCTCGCCCTGGAACAGCACCAGTTGCTCGGCGCGGTTTCGGCTGGTGGCCGGGTCCAGCCATTCCCTGGCCAGCAACGGGTTGAGCACCACGGGGCGGCGGTCATGAATATCGAGCATGCCGCCGGCGCTGTCGGCGGTGATGATCACGAAGCCGTCGTCAACGCCTGCGCCTTCATCGGCGTCAGGCAGTTGGCCGATGGCGGCGCAGAGCACCGGGGCGCCGTCGCGGCGGCGGATCAGATAGGGCTGCTTTTTCGGGCCGCCTTCGTCCACCCATTCAAACCAGCTGTCGATGGGCGCGATCGCGCGATGGGGCCAGATGGCGCGAAAAAAGGGGCCATTGGCGACTTTCTCCACCCGCGCATTGATCGGCGGCGCGCGGTCTTTGGCCCAGTGCGGGCGCCAGCCCCAGCGTACAAGGTCGGCGTGCAACAGACCGTTTTCCAGATGCAGCAAGGCGACCGGCGTGGAGGGCGCCACGTTGTAGCGCCCAAGCGGCTGCTCGCCCACGCTGTTGACCAGGGCATTGGGCATGCTCAGGGCCGCGACGAAATCATGGATGCCCCGGTACTGCGTCAGTCGTCCGCACATGGCTGATCCCTCAGGCTGTCACCTGAGCGTAGCCGCTGCATCGCAGGCCGGGGCCGGTTGTTTATTCGATCGGGTAGCGCTTGAAGGCCGGATGCTGTTCAAGCCGTTCGGCGTGGCGTTTCAGGTTGAGGAACGCATCGGCGTTGACCACCGAGGCCACGGTGAACTGGCTGAACGACCAGGCCACCGCCGCCGTGAGGGACGCCTGGGTCAGCGTTTCATCGTCGGGCAGGTGTTTTTCCAGCAGCGCATAGGCCGCCAGCAACTGGCCGCCGACGCGGTCGAGCCAGGGCGCGTGCTGTTTCTCGGCCGGGCGCAGGTTGTGTTCATACACGATCTGCACGCTTTTCTCGCACGCCGCCAGGGCAAGCCCGAGCACTTGCAAATCACGGGCGCGGGCGGCGGGGGACTGGGGCAGCAACTTCTTGTCAGCCGGGGCCAGGGCTTCCAGATAGTCGAGGATCAGGCTGGAGTCCATCAGCACGGTTGCATCGTCCAGCACCAGCGTGGGCGCCTTGACCACCGGGTTGATCTGGCTAAATTCCGGGAAGTGGCGAAACACCGAGAGCGCTTGATGCTCGAAGGGCACCCCGTAGAGGTCCAGGGAAATAGCCACGCGACGCACGTAGGGCGAGTCCAGCATGCCGATCAGTTTCATGAAGCCTCCATTGCATTCAAACCGTTGGGCTCAGGAGGTTAAGGGCTGTTGATCGGCCTGCGCAATGGCGGCTTGCAGTGGCCGGTAAGCGTCCACCAATTGTTCCAGGCTGAACGCCAGGTTGCGCCCGCTGGGGTTGGGCAACACCCATACCGAGGCGTCGCCCAGTAATTGCGGCTGCAACCCCCAGTCGAGCTGGCGTTGGCCGCTCAGTGCGCTGTAGCCGGCTTTGCCCAGAAACGCCACGAAGCGTGGCTGGCAGCGGCGGATCTTCTGCTCAAAGGCCGCCGCTGCCCCCTTGAACTCATGCTGCGCCAACTCGCCGGCGCTCGCCGTGGGGCGCTCGACCAGCGTGGTCAGGCCGTAGCCGTAATCAAGCAGCCTTGGCCCGTCTTGCGCGCGAAGTTCATGGGGCGTGAACCCCGCCAGGTGCAAGGTGCGCCAGAAGCGGTTGCTGCGGTTGGCAAAGTGCAGGCCGAGGGCGGCCGAGCCCTTGCCGGGGTTGATGCCGCAGAACACCACCGACAAGCCTTCGGCGAGGATGTCTTCGAGCCGGTCGGTCATGTCGGGTCTGCCTGCAGATGGGTCAGCAGCCACGCGGTGAAACTGCGTGCCATGGGGTCGTGTTCACTGTCGCGGTGGGTCAGCAGTGCCCAGCTCGGGCCGCGAATGGTTGCTTCGACCAGCGGCGTGAGTAACCCGTTTTCCTGGGCCTGGCGGCTCAGCAACTGGCTGACCAGGCCAATCCCGAGCCCGGTACACACGGCGTCCAGCAACAGGCCGGGGTCGGAAAAATTAAGGCCCTGATCCTGCTGTCCCACATCGACGCCGGCTTCCACCGCCCAATGGCTCCAATCCATTTCCCGCTCGCCGTGCAGGGTGGTGCGCTGCTCCTTCGGCACGTTCAGCACGCGTGGGTGGCACGCGGGGAACAAGCGGTCGGCATGCAGCACCTTGAAGCTGCATTCGGCCTGGGAGCTGATGTCGTCGCGCACCGCGAGGTCGATGGTCTGGCTGGCCATGTCGGGCACTTCATCGGTGCTGAAAATCCACAGGTCCACTTCCGGGTGCCGGCGACGGAAGTCCGCCAGACGCGGCAGCAACCAATGGCGGGCGAAGGTCGGCGTGGTGTTGAGCACCAGTTGGTTGGGCTTGCGGTATTGCCCCAGCCGCCGCACGCCGACCGCCAATTGTTGCAACAGGGCCTGGGTGGTGCTGAGAAAGTCATAACCGGCGTCGGTGAGGCTCACGCTGCGCCCGCTGCGGAAAAACAACGGTTGCTCAAGGTAGGCCTCCAGGCTGCGGATCTGCTGGCTGATCGCTGATTGGGTCAGGTGCAGTTCTTCAGCCGCCTTGTGGAAGCTACCCAGCCGGGCGGCGGCTTCAAAGCCGCGCAACGTGCCGAGGGGCGGCCAGTGGTTCAACATGCTGATAAGTTCCTCTAATCAGTTTTCTACAAAATCCATCGTTTGTTTGACCTTAAGCACCACCGTAGCATGCATGCCAAGACTCCGTGGACGGTTTTCACTGAACACAATGACTTAACTCAAAGGTACTTGTCATGCAGCGCAATGAAATTCCAAACAGTGGTTGGTGGATGCCCGCGGAGTGGTCCCGACACGCGGCAACCTGGATGGTCTGGCCGCACAACCGGGCTTTGTGGGAAACCACCTGGGGCGTGACCCTGGCGCAGGTGCAGGAAGATTTTGCCCGTGTGGCCAATGCAATTGCCCGGTTCGAGCCGGTGAAGATGCTCGTGGACCCCTCGGCGGTAGCCAGTGCCAATGCGCTGTGCGGGCCGGGAGTGGAACTGATCGCACAGGCGGTCAACGACAGTTGGTGCCGCGACTCCGGCCCGAGTTTTATCTGCCACCCGCAACTCGGGCTGGCGGGGGTGAGCTGGCGCTTCAATGCCTGGGGCGGCAAGTCGGCCCACGACCTGGATGAAAGCCTGGCACGCCGGGTGCTCAACCACTTGGGCCTGGAGTGCTTTGGCACGCCGTTGAGCAACGAAGGTGGCGCGATCCACGTGGACGGTGAGGGCACGCTGATCACCACCGAATCGGTGCTGCTCAACCCCAACCGCAACCCCGGCGTGACCAAGGCCGAGATGGAGGAGATCTTCACGCGCCTGCTGGGCATCAAGAAAACCGTCTGGCTGCCAGGCGACCCGGATTACGTGACCGGCGACATGACTGACGGCCACGTCGACGGCGTATGCGCCTTCGCCCGCCCCGGCGTGTTGCTGGTCGACGCCACTCATGACCAAAGCTCGGTCTACGCCGAGGTGGTGCGGGAAAACCGCCGCGCCCTGCAATTGGCCACCGACGCCTGGGGCCGCTCGTTCGAGATGATCGAGCTCTACGAGGCCACCGATGCGGTGGACACGGAGGCCGAGGTGTTCTGCGCCTCCTACACCAATTTCTACATCGCCAACGGCGCGATCATCATGCCGGCCTATGGCATCGCCGCCGATCAGGTCGCTGCGCAGGTGCTGGCCCAGGCGTTTCCCGGCCGCGACATCGTGCCGGTGCAGATCAACCATCTGGCCCACGGCGGCGGCGGGGTGCATTGCATCACCCAGCAGCAACCGGCCTGGCCACTCAAGGGGTAATGCCATGACCATGTTGACCATCGCGACCACCCAGATGCCGTGCACCTGGGACTTGCCGGGCAACCTTGACCGCGCCG from Pseudomonas tolaasii NCPPB 2192 includes the following:
- the mug gene encoding G/U mismatch-specific DNA glycosylase is translated as MTDRLEDILAEGLSVVFCGINPGKGSAALGLHFANRSNRFWRTLHLAGFTPHELRAQDGPRLLDYGYGLTTLVERPTASAGELAQHEFKGAAAAFEQKIRRCQPRFVAFLGKAGYSALSGQRQLDWGLQPQLLGDASVWVLPNPSGRNLAFSLEQLVDAYRPLQAAIAQADQQPLTS
- a CDS encoding Fic family protein; the protein is MSFDPFGDFETAGYLQNALQLKDPVEIKESEHLSFELSLEDALVYLASVKTIAYSSVLKVHEILFSGFYPWAGKDRKVLVPHLAVFKGTPQNPHHTAFEQPLLIEPSIDYALELASNRARFRDRPGDVMGQLAFAHPFLDGNGRTILLVFMELCFRAGFAIEWSKTNKDHYLLALSDEIREPFQGHLNHYLKPFVVDIADRDEWPAMIGGIKGLDGLDKEGITYANLDQPEVQQIYKTYRAQLLDASSSVEPGN
- a CDS encoding SOS response-associated peptidase; the protein is MCGRLTQYRGIHDFVAALSMPNALVNSVGEQPLGRYNVAPSTPVALLHLENGLLHADLVRWGWRPHWAKDRAPPINARVEKVANGPFFRAIWPHRAIAPIDSWFEWVDEGGPKKQPYLIRRRDGAPVLCAAIGQLPDADEGAGVDDGFVIITADSAGGMLDIHDRRPVVLNPLLAREWLDPATSRNRAEQLVLFQGEPSEVFEWYRVDTAVGNPRHDGAHVVEPIDG
- a CDS encoding glutathione S-transferase family protein — encoded protein: MKLIGMLDSPYVRRVAISLDLYGVPFEHQALSVFRHFPEFSQINPVVKAPTLVLDDATVLMDSSLILDYLEALAPADKKLLPQSPAARARDLQVLGLALAACEKSVQIVYEHNLRPAEKQHAPWLDRVGGQLLAAYALLEKHLPDDETLTQASLTAAVAWSFSQFTVASVVNADAFLNLKRHAERLEQHPAFKRYPIE
- a CDS encoding LysR substrate-binding domain-containing protein; translated protein: MLNHWPPLGTLRGFEAAARLGSFHKAAEELHLTQSAISQQIRSLEAYLEQPLFFRSGRSVSLTDAGYDFLSTTQALLQQLAVGVRRLGQYRKPNQLVLNTTPTFARHWLLPRLADFRRRHPEVDLWIFSTDEVPDMASQTIDLAVRDDISSQAECSFKVLHADRLFPACHPRVLNVPKEQRTTLHGEREMDWSHWAVEAGVDVGQQDQGLNFSDPGLLLDAVCTGLGIGLVSQLLSRQAQENGLLTPLVEATIRGPSWALLTHRDSEHDPMARSFTAWLLTHLQADPT
- a CDS encoding bestrophin family protein, coding for MKAAIIKKYRLIIKTMGYVGWALFWLLLWDIAVTVDFMLFLNAKINLPLMPLTLLGSALVVLISFRNSSAYNRWWEARTLWGAMVNNSRSFARQVLTLLDDPDAEVNPIKSTLLRRHVAYVNCLAAHLKGQPCPEEVRAFIPGEEFARNGATNNFANDILTGSATLLAREYQAGRLDSIRLARLESTLVDLSNAQGGMERIANTPLPYPYVYFPRLFISLFCLIVPVGLVESLGWFTPLASTVVGFMLLAIERIGTDLQSPFHSSEHQIQMETICETIEKNLQSMQRDALA
- a CDS encoding agmatine deiminase family protein → MQRNEIPNSGWWMPAEWSRHAATWMVWPHNRALWETTWGVTLAQVQEDFARVANAIARFEPVKMLVDPSAVASANALCGPGVELIAQAVNDSWCRDSGPSFICHPQLGLAGVSWRFNAWGGKSAHDLDESLARRVLNHLGLECFGTPLSNEGGAIHVDGEGTLITTESVLLNPNRNPGVTKAEMEEIFTRLLGIKKTVWLPGDPDYVTGDMTDGHVDGVCAFARPGVLLVDATHDQSSVYAEVVRENRRALQLATDAWGRSFEMIELYEATDAVDTEAEVFCASYTNFYIANGAIIMPAYGIAADQVAAQVLAQAFPGRDIVPVQINHLAHGGGGVHCITQQQPAWPLKG